The Methanobrevibacter wolinii SH genome includes a window with the following:
- a CDS encoding desulfoferrodoxin: protein MEINDIYKCEVCGNIVVVADVGGGELTCCGQKMTKLTPEIKEEGGAKHIPVITKVEDGINVKLGEVPHPMEEDHYIKFIILTDGEQMFRANLKPGDAPEATFKVTGDAADFKACAYCNKHGLWPSA, encoded by the coding sequence ATGGAAATAAATGATATTTATAAATGTGAAGTATGTGGAAATATTGTAGTTGTAGCTGATGTTGGTGGTGGAGAATTAACTTGTTGTGGTCAAAAAATGACTAAATTAACTCCAGAAATTAAAGAAGAAGGAGGGGCAAAACATATTCCAGTTATTACCAAAGTTGAAGATGGAATTAATGTTAAACTCGGTGAAGTACCACATCCAATGGAAGAAGATCATTATATTAAATTCATTATCTTAACTGATGGAGAACAAATGTTTAGAGCAAACTTAAAACCAGGTGACGCTCCAGAAGCTACTTTTAAAGTAACTGGAGATGCTGCAGATTTTAAAGCTTGTGCTTATTGTAATAAACATGGTCTTTGGCCATCTGCTTAG